The following proteins come from a genomic window of Rattus norvegicus strain BN/NHsdMcwi chromosome 8, GRCr8, whole genome shotgun sequence:
- the Or8b57 gene encoding olfactory receptor Olr1338, with product MTQGVVSENNSSVKEFILLGLTQQPELQLPLFFLFLGIYVVSMVGNLGLIVLIVLNPHLHTPMYYFLFNLSFTDLCYSSVITPKMLVGFVKQNIISHAECMTQLFFFAFFVIDECCILTAMAYDRYAAICKPLLYKVIMSHQVCFMLMVGGYTVGFVGAIAHTVSMLRLTFCDGNIINHYMCDIPPLLKLSCTSTSINELVVFIVVGVSIIVPSVTVSVSYTLILSNILRIHSTKGRSKALSTCSSHMIAVSLFFGSSSFIYFKSSPVGSVDQDKISTVFYTVVVPMMNPFIYSLRNKDVQIALSKTLKKKSSLE from the coding sequence ATGACCCAAGGAGTGGTCTCAGAAAACAATTCTTCTGTGAAGGAGTTCATCCTGCTGGGCTTGACACAGCAGCCAGAGCTCCAGctgcctctcttcttcctgttcttggGAATCTATGTGGTCTCCATGGTGGGTAACCTGGGCTTGATAGTTCTGATTGTTTTGAATCCTCACCTGCACACCCCTATGTACTACTTTCTCTTCAACCTTTCCTTCACAGATCTCTGTTATTCCTCTGTCATAACCCCCAAAATGCTGGTGGGTTTTGTGAAGCAGAACATCATCTCTCATGCTGAGTGCATGACTCAGCTCTTTTTCTTCGCCTTCTTTGTTATTGATGAGTGTTGTATTTTGACAGCAATGGCCTATGACAGATACGCTGCCATCTGTAAGCCCCTGCTTTATAAGGTCATCATGTCCCATCAGGTCTGCTTTATGCTGATGGTGGGTGGGTATACAGTAGGGTTTGTGGGTGCCATAGCTCACACAGTGTCTATGCTGAGACTCACCTTCTGTGATGGCAACATCATCAATCACTACATGTGTGACATACCCCCTCTCCTGAAACTCTCCTGCACAAGCACCTCCATTAATGAACTTGTGGTTTTCATTGTGGTGGGTGTCAGTATAATAGTTCCCAGTGTCACCGTCTCTGTTTCTTATACCTTGATCCTCTCTAATATCCTCCGCATCCATTCTACAAAGGGCAGGTCCAAGGCCCTTAGCACCTGCAGCTCCCACATGATTGCTGTTTCTCTGTTTTTTGGATCATCATCATTCATATATTTTAAGTCTTCTCCTGTTGGGTCAGTGGATCAAGATAAGATATCCACAGTGTTTTATACCGTGGTGGTTCCCATGATGAATCCCTTCATCTACAGTTTGAGGAACAAAGATGTACAAATTGCATTGAGTaagactttgaagaaaaagaGTTCACTTGAGTAG
- the Or10s1 gene encoding olfactory receptor Olr1337 — protein sequence MQSLNQSVVSHFLLEGLTYTAEHPGLFFLLFLLIYSITVSGNLLILLTVGCDPHLRSPMYHFLGHLSFLDACLSTVTVPKVMAGLLALDGKVISFQGCALQLYCFHFLASTECFLYTVMAYDRYLAICQPLHYPVVMNKRLCAGLAGSTWAIGALHSTIQTSLTFRLLYCGPQKIAYFFCDIPPVLKLACADTSINEIVMLANIGVVAAGCLILIVISYVFIVAAVLRIRTAEGRQRAFSTCTAHLTVVLLYYMPPVCIYLQPSSTGTGAGAPAVFYTIVTPMLNPFIYTLRNKEVKRALRRLVFSSRESPASSPAP from the coding sequence ATGCAGTCCCTTAACCAGTCTGTGGTGAGCCACTTCCTCCTGGAGGGGCTGACATACACGGCTGAGCACCCtggccttttcttcctcctctttctcctcatctacAGTATCACTGTGAGTGGCAATCTCCTCATTCTCCTTACTGTGGGCTGTGACCCTCATCTCCGCTCCCCTATGTACCACTTCCTGGGACACCTCTCCTTCCTTGATGCATGTCTGTCTACAGTAACAGTGCCCAAGGTCATGGCAGGCCTGCTGGCTTTGGATGGGAAAGTGATCTCCTTCCAGGGCTGTGCTCTCCAACTTTATTGCTTCCACTTCCTGGCCAGCACTGAGTGTTTTTTGTACACAGTCATGGCCTATGACCGTTACCTTGCCATCTGTCAGCCCCTGCACTACCCAGTGGTCATGAACAAGCGGTTGTGTGCAGGGCTGGCTGGGAGCACTTGGGCTATAGGTGCTTTGCACTCCACAATTCAAACTTCCCTAACCTTCCGCCTGCTGTACTGTGGGCCCCAGAAGATTGCCTACTTCTTCTGTGACATCCCTCCAGTGCTGAAGCTGGCCTGTGCAGACACCAGCATCAACGAGATTGTCATGCTTGCAAACATTGGTGTGGTGGCTGCAGGCTGCCTCATCCTCATCGTCATCTCCTACGTCTTCATTGTGGCTGCAGTGCTGCGCATTCGCACAGCGGAGGGACGGCAGCGAGCCTTCTCCACTTGCACAGCGCATCTCACAGTGGTGCTCCTGTACTACATGCCCCCAGTCTGTATCTACCTACAGCCAAGCTCCACGGGCACGGGGGCGGGCGCTCCAGCAGTCTTCTACACAATAGTCACTCCGATGCTCAATCCTTTCATCTACACACTGAGAAACAAGGAAGTCAAGCGGGCTCTGAGAAGGTTGGTATTTAGCTCCCGAGAGTCTCCAGCAAGCAGCCCAGCCCCCTAA
- the Or10s1 gene encoding olfactory receptor Olr1337 isoform X1 — MHQTINTSLNQSVVSHFLLEGLTYTAEHPGLFFLLFLLIYSITVSGNLLILLTVGCDPHLRSPMYHFLGHLSFLDACLSTVTVPKVMAGLLALDGKVISFQGCALQLYCFHFLASTECFLYTVMAYDRYLAICQPLHYPVVMNKRLCAGLAGSTWAIGALHSTIQTSLTFRLLYCGPQKIAYFFCDIPPVLKLACADTSINEIVMLANIGVVAAGCLILIVISYVFIVAAVLRIRTAEGRQRAFSTCTAHLTVVLLYYMPPVCIYLQPSSTGTGAGAPAVFYTIVTPMLNPFIYTLRNKEVKRALRRLVFSSRESPASSPAP, encoded by the exons ATGCACCAAACGATAAATACA TCCCTTAACCAGTCTGTGGTGAGCCACTTCCTCCTGGAGGGGCTGACATACACGGCTGAGCACCCtggccttttcttcctcctctttctcctcatctacAGTATCACTGTGAGTGGCAATCTCCTCATTCTCCTTACTGTGGGCTGTGACCCTCATCTCCGCTCCCCTATGTACCACTTCCTGGGACACCTCTCCTTCCTTGATGCATGTCTGTCTACAGTAACAGTGCCCAAGGTCATGGCAGGCCTGCTGGCTTTGGATGGGAAAGTGATCTCCTTCCAGGGCTGTGCTCTCCAACTTTATTGCTTCCACTTCCTGGCCAGCACTGAGTGTTTTTTGTACACAGTCATGGCCTATGACCGTTACCTTGCCATCTGTCAGCCCCTGCACTACCCAGTGGTCATGAACAAGCGGTTGTGTGCAGGGCTGGCTGGGAGCACTTGGGCTATAGGTGCTTTGCACTCCACAATTCAAACTTCCCTAACCTTCCGCCTGCTGTACTGTGGGCCCCAGAAGATTGCCTACTTCTTCTGTGACATCCCTCCAGTGCTGAAGCTGGCCTGTGCAGACACCAGCATCAACGAGATTGTCATGCTTGCAAACATTGGTGTGGTGGCTGCAGGCTGCCTCATCCTCATCGTCATCTCCTACGTCTTCATTGTGGCTGCAGTGCTGCGCATTCGCACAGCGGAGGGACGGCAGCGAGCCTTCTCCACTTGCACAGCGCATCTCACAGTGGTGCTCCTGTACTACATGCCCCCAGTCTGTATCTACCTACAGCCAAGCTCCACGGGCACGGGGGCGGGCGCTCCAGCAGTCTTCTACACAATAGTCACTCCGATGCTCAATCCTTTCATCTACACACTGAGAAACAAGGAAGTCAAGCGGGCTCTGAGAAGGTTGGTATTTAGCTCCCGAGAGTCTCCAGCAAGCAGCCCAGCCCCCTAA